The following coding sequences are from one Capsicum annuum cultivar UCD-10X-F1 chromosome 3, UCD10Xv1.1, whole genome shotgun sequence window:
- the LOC107866605 gene encoding 1-aminocyclopropane-1-carboxylate oxidase homolog 1 translates to MVVSRNEKIEQDDSSEYDRKSEVHAFDDSKTGVKGLLDAGVTKLPRIFLNNQYVSEKKSDPDVISAFSIPVVDFEGLGNSAAQRADIVREIKDACENWGFFQVVRHEIPLSIMEKVLQGVRQFHEQDSVVKKEFYSRDITRKVTFNSNFDLLKSLAANWRDTLYCVMAPNPPEPEEIPEVFRDVLIEYTEYIMKLGLTLFELLSEALQLKSDHLKDMECAEGLLVAGHYYPACPEPDLTLGLSGHTDSGFLTIVLEDQIGGLQVFHKNHWVDVPFLPGALIVNIGDLMQLITNDKFKSVLHRVLAKNVGPRISVPSFFRMHFQEGSESRIYGPIKELLSDENPPMYRETNRKEYVTHLYNKGLDGTSLLSPFRLQK, encoded by the exons ATGGTTGTCTcaagaaatgaaaaaattgagCAAGACGACAGTTCGGAATATGATAGAAAAAGTGAAGTTCACGCCTTTGATGATTCAAAGACGGGAGTAAAGGGACTACTAGATGCTGGTGTCACAAAGTTACCGCGTATATTCTTAAACAACCAGTATGTGAGTGAAAAGAAATCGGATCCTGATGTTATAAGTGCTTTTAGCATTCCGGTAGTAGATTTTGAAGGCTTGGGCAATAGTGCAGCTCAACGAGCTGATATAGTTCGAGAAATAAAAGATGCTTGTGAAAACTGGGGATTTTTCCAGGTTGTCCGCCATGAAATCCCATTAAGTATCATGGAGAAAGTACTACAAGGTGTCCGCCAGTTTCACGAGCAGGATTCTGTTGTGAAGAAAGAGTTCTACTCACGTGATATCACGCGGAAGGTCACCTTCAATAGCAATTTTGATCTACTCAAATCCTTAGCAGCTAATTGGAGGGACACCCTTTACTGTGTCATGGCTCCTAATCCTCCTGAACCTGAAGAAATTCCCGAGGTTTTCAG AGATGTTTTGATCGAATACACGGAATACATCATGAAACTGGGACTTACTCTCTTTGAGCTACTTTCTGAGGCTCTACAACTCAAATCAGATCACTTGAAAGACATGGAATGTGCAGAGGGGCTTCTCGTAGCTGGCCATTATTATCCGGCATGCCCTGAACCAGATCTCACTTTAGGCCTTAGCGGTCACACGGATAGTGGCTTCTTGACTATAGTATTAGAGGATCAAATTGGTGGCCtccaagtctttcataaaaatCATTGGGTTGATGTTCCTTTTTTGCCTGGAGCTCTAATTGTGAACATTGGAGATCTTATGCAG CTCATCACAAATGACAAGTTCAAAAGTGTTCTTCACAGAGTTCTGGCGAAAAATGTAGGACCAAGAATTTCAGTGCCAAGTTTTTTCAGAATGCATTTTCAAGAAGGCAGTGAGTCAAGAATATATGGCCCGATTAAGGAGTTGTTATCTGACGAAAATCCTCCAATGTACAGGGAAACAAACAGAAAAGAGTATGTCACACATCTATACAACAAAGGGCTCGATGGAACTTCGTTATTGTCACCTTTCAGATTGCAGAAATAG
- the LOC107866603 gene encoding 1-aminocyclopropane-1-carboxylate oxidase homolog 12: MAGSNNGRSRLDDSSEYDRKSEVQAFDDSKVGVKGILDAGVTKLPRMFLHNQPVIENKLDSDAATKFSIPVIDFEGLRKNAAQRADIVQEIRDACENWGFFQIVHHEIPSSVMEEVLEGVRHFHEQDTEVKKEFYSRDVTRKFTYNTNYDLHKAPTANWRDTFYCVMAPNPPNPKEIPKVCRDVMFKYMEYVMKLGLTLYELLSEALGLEPNHLKDIECAKGLFIAGHYYPACPEPDFTLGLSDHTDSGFLTILLQDQIGGLQVFHKNHWIDVPFMRGAVIVNIGDLMQLITNDKFKSVHHRVLAKNAGPRISVASLFRMQFQEGSESRLYGPIKELLSEENPPKYREPSRKDYIAYLYNKGLDGTSLLSQYFKLQK, translated from the exons ATGGCTGGCTCGAATAATGGCAGAAGTCGGCTAGATGATAGTTCCGAATATGATAGGAAAAGTGAAGTTCAAGCCTTTGATGATTCGAAGGTTGGTGTCAAGGGAATTTTGGATGCTGGTGTTACAAAGTTACCGCGTATGTTCTTGCACAACCAGCCTGTGATTGAAAATAAATTGGACTCCGATGCAGCTACTAAGTTTAGCATTCCAGTCATAGATTTTGAAGGTCTGAGAAAAAATGCAGCTCAGCGAGCTGATATTGTTCAAGAAATAAGGGATGCTTGTGAAAACTGGGGATTTTTCCAGATTGTCCACCATGAAATCCCATCAAGTGTTATGGAGGAGGTACTAGAAGGTGTTCGCCATTTTCATGAGCAGGATACTGAGGTGAAGAAAGAGTTCTACTCCCGTGATGTTACGAGAAAGTTCACCTACAATACCAATTATGATCTACACAAAGCACCAACCGCTAACTGGAGGGACACCTTTTACTGTGTCATGGCTCCTAATCCTCCCAATCCAAAAGAAATTCCAAAGGTTTGCAG AGACGTTATGTTCAAATACATGGAGTATGTGATGAAACTGGGGCTTACTCTATATGAGCTACTCTCTGAAGCTCTAGGACTTGAACCAAATCACTTGAAAGACATAGAATGTGCGAAGGGGCTTTTCATAGCTGGCCATTATTATCCGGCATGCCCTGAACCAGATTTCACTTTAGGTCTAAGCGATCACACCGATAGCGGATTCTTGACTATTTTATTACAGGATCAAATTGGTGGCCTCCAAGTCTTCCATAAAAATCACTGGATTGATGTTCCTTTCATGCGTGGAGCTGTAATAGTGAACATTGGAGACTTAATGCAG CTGATCACAAATGATAAGTTCAAAAGCGTTCATCACAGAGTGCTGGCTAAAAATGCCGGACCAAGAATTTCAGTGGCAAGTCTTTTCAGAATGCAGTTTCAAGAAGGCAGTGAATCAAGACTGTATGGGCCAATCAAGGAGTTGTTATCAGAAGAAAATCCTCCAAAGTACCGGGAACCAAGCAGAAAAGATTATATCGCTTATCTATACAACAAAGGGCTCGATGGAACTTCTTTGCTGTCACAATATTTCAAATTACAGAAATAG